From Acipenser ruthenus chromosome 2, fAciRut3.2 maternal haplotype, whole genome shotgun sequence, a single genomic window includes:
- the LOC117408563 gene encoding angiopoietin-1 receptor-like: MDCNDQQARWTSPRKIHYLALLFVYCCMLVSGNAHAVMDLTLINPDPIVTNSEASLLCVNSEWSIPDVPNIGRDLALPNQQMSQHASHDDSHRFALKVTWQERSSDIFGAFYCGERSKDSSNKVYTVKMLDEATFCPESLTITVNKGELVNISFTRVKQVSEDAVIYKNGSFIHSVLRDEVHPTLVYSFSSVQLQDAGLYAARYIGGTIFTSALTRLIVRKCAAGKWGPDCKQNCPICLNSGVCHDETGDCICPPGFMGQTCEIACGKNRFGRSCKEKCNGGSCQSRVFCLRDPYGCSCATGWKGIRCNEACPPGYYGAGCKLKCECRDRGVCDRFRGCLCKGWHGQRCEKEGSQDVPPQVTSNLRDVELNYGITYSLNCSATGYPPLLHGEIMLLKPDKTTVEPTDTQTLSSQSTALFKVEKIQLRDSGTWSCQVNTASGYTEKSFNVDVKVSPTPLYAPTLNSSGPYHLVISINKEPYNGDGPITSVKLLYKSARAPQSWSSIEVNGPLVKLEKLNPMTVYNICVQLSRQGDGGQGHPGPEASCSTAMLDLPPPSGVKLIPVSQTSLSLMWEPVAGSPEEERIYQVECSPVNDRSEKNIFLEVLRNFSSVDIKDLEPKQMYQCKVRVTCKSVGQWSNPVSAWTFSDELPPPPFNIQKINITDSSAIISWSLEEGNSISSVIIRYKNSDAEDYSQQTEINVREHAVTQFQLRGLKSDTHYMVEIWAKNNIGVSQGNPRLEIKMRKQQDNHMSSYNFQSEGNMLLIAILGSAGMTCFTILIAFFIVLQLKRATFQRRMVQAFQNGVREEPVVQFNSGMLTVAKKSKSQPEPVVYPALQWNDIKFQDVIGEGNFGQVLKARIKKDGLRMDAAIKRMKEYASKDDHKDFAGELEVLCKLGNHPNIINLLGACEHRGYLYVAIEYALHGNLLDFLRKSRVLETDPAFAIANSTASTLTSQQLLQFAVDVARGMDYLSQKQFIHRDLAARNILVGENFVAKIADFGLSRGQEVYVKKTMGRLPVRWMAIESLNYSVYTSNSDVWSYGVLLWEIVSLGGTPYCGMTCAELYEKLPQRYRLEKPLNCEDEVYDLMRQCWREKPYERPSFAHILVSLNKMLEERKTYVNTTLYEKFTYAGIDCLAEEAG, encoded by the exons GTAACGCGCATGCAGTAATGGACCTCACATTGATAAACCCAGACCCAATTGTTACCAACTCAGAAGCGTCTCTGCTATGTGTCAACAGCGAGTGGAGCATTCCTGATGTGCCAAACATTGGAAGAGATTTGGCTCTACCTAACCAGCAGATGTCACAGCATGCCAGTCACGATGACAGTCACCGCTTTGCATTAAAGGTTACCTGGCAAGAAAGGAGCAGCGATATCTTTGGAGCCTTTTATTGTGGTGAAAGAAGTAAAGACTCCTCAAATAAAGTATATACAGTTAAGATGCTAGATGAAG CTACCTTCTGTCCTGAATCATTAACTATTACAGTCAACAAGGGTGAACTTGTCAACATTTCTTTTACACGTGTGAAGCAAGTCTCAGAGGACGCTGTCATCTATAAAAATG GCTCCTTTATTCACTCTGTGCTAAGAGATGAGGTGCACCCGACACTGGTGTATTCATTCTCTTCTGTTCAGCTGCAAGACGCGGGTCTCTACGCTGCCAGATACATCGGCGGAACCATCTTCACCTCGGCTCTCACTAGGCTGATAGTAAGAA AATGTGCTGCTGGAAAGTGGGGCCCTGACTGTAAACAGAACTGCCCTATATGCCTAAACAGTGGAGTCTGCCACGATGAGACAGGAGATTGCATCTGTCCACCCGGCTTCATGGGACAAACATGTGAAATAG CTTGTGGTAAGAACAGATTTGGAAGAAGCTGTAAAGAAAAGTGCAATGGTGGGAGCTGTCAGTCTCGCGTGTTCTGTCTACGAGATCCCTACGGGTGCTCTTGTGCTACAGGCTGGAAGGGAATAAGATGCAATGAAG CTTGCCCGCCCGGGTATTACGGAGCTGGCTGTAAACTCAAGTGTGAGTGTCGAGACCGTGGTGTTTGCGACCGCTTCCGAGGGTGCCTCTGCAAGGGCTGGCATGGCCAACGCTGTGAGAAAGAAG GTTCTCAAGATGTGCCTCCTCAGGTGACAAGTAACCTAAGGGATGTTGAACTGAATTATGGGATAACTTACAGTCTCAACTGTTCTGCAACAGGCTATCCTCCTTTGCTCCATGGAGAGATTATGCTGCTGAAACCTGACAAAACAACTGTTGAA CCAACAGATACTCAAACCTTGAGCAGCCAGTCTACTGCCTTATTCAAAGTGGAGAAGATCCAACTCCGCGACTCAGGAACCTGGTCCTGCCAGGTGAACACTGCTTCTGGATATACAGAAAAATCTTTTAATGTGGATGTGAAAG ttTCTCCAACGCCACTGTATGCCCCAACTTTGAACAGCAGTGGGCCTTATCACCTGGTAATTTCCATCAACAAGGAGCCCTATAATGGTGATGGACCTATAACATCTGTAAAGCTTCTGTACAAATCAGCCAGGGCACCGCAGTCATGGTCATCCATTGAAG tGAATGGGCCACTAGTGAAGCTCGAGAAACTGAACCCAATGACAGTGTATAATATATGTGTCCAGCTGAGTCGCCAAGGAGACGGAGGTCAAgggcatccaggtcctgaggccAGCTGTTCTACTGCCATGCTAG ATCTTCCTCCGCCATCGGGGGTGAAACTGATTCCAGTCAGCCAGACGTCCCTGAGCCTTATGTGGGAGCCTGTGGCCGGATCTCCAGAGGAGGAGCGCATTTACCAGGTGGAATGCAGTCCGGTAAACGACAGATCTGAGAAGAATATATTCCTAGAGGTGCTAAGGAACTTCTCCAGCGtagatatcaaggatctggaaccCAAGCAGATGTACCAGTGTAAGGTCCGTGTGACATGCAAGTCTGTAGGCCAGTGGAGCAATCCTGTGTCTGCTTGGACTTTCAGCGATG AGCTCCCACCCCCTCCTTTCAACATCCAGAAAATTAACATCACAGATTCCTCAGCCATCATTTCCTGGTCCCTTGAGGAGGGAAACTCTATCTCCTCTGTCATTATCCGCTATAAGAACAGTGATGCCGAGGACTATAGCCAGCAGACTGAGATTAATGTCCGGGAGCATGCCGTCACGCAGTTTCAGTTGAGAGGTCTGAAGTCTGACACTCACTACATGGTCGAGATCTGGGCAAAGAACAACATTGGAGTAAGCCAGGGAAACCCCAGACTGGAAATAAAGATGAGAAAACAGCAGGATAACCACA TGTCGTCGTATAATTTCCAAAGTGAAGGCAACATGCTGCTCATTGCTATCCTGGGGTCTGCAGGAATGACCTGCTTCACCATTCTGATAGCCTTCTTCATAGTGCTGCAGCTCAAGAGAGCCACCTTCCAGCGCAGGATGGTACAGGCTTTCCAAAATGGAGTG AGGGAAGAACCGGTGGTTCAGTTCAATTCAGGGATGCTCACGGTCGCCAAGAAATCCAAGTCCCAGCCGGAGCCTGTTGTCTACCCCGCCCTCCAGTGGAATGACATTAAATTCCAGGATGTGATTGGTGAGGGGAATTTCGGGCAGGTCTTAAAGGCCCGCATTAAAAAGGACGGGCTCAGAATGGATGCAGCTATCAAAAGAATGAAAG AATATGCCTCTAAAGATGACCACAAAGACTTTGCTGGTGAGCTGGAAGTTCTTTGTAAACTTGGAAATCACCCCAACATCATTAATTTACTGGGAGCATGTGAACACAGAG GGTATTTGTATGTTGCGATTGAATACGCACTGCATGGAAACTTACTGGATTTCCTGCGGAAGAGCAGAGTGTTGGAGACAGACCCTGCGTTTGCCATCGCAAACAGCACTGCCTCCACCCTGACCTCTCAGCAGCTCTTGCAGTTTGCAGTGGACGTGGCTCGGGGCATGGACTATCTCAGCCAGAAACAG TTTATCCACAGAGATTTAGCTGCCAGAAATATCTTGGTGGGAGAAAACTTTGTTGCAAAGATAGCAGACTTTGGATTATCAAGAGGCCAAGAAGTGTATGTGAAGAAGACAATG GGGAGGCTTCCAGTTCGTTGGATGGCAATTGAGTCCCTTAATTACAGTGTCTATACAAGTAACAGTGATGT ATGGTCATACGGTGTACTGCTGTGGGAGATTGTAAGCTTAG GTGGCACGCCCTACTGTGGAATGACCTGTGCTGAACTCTATGAGAAGCTTCCACAGAGATACAGGCTGGAGAAGCCGCTCAACTGTGAAGATGAGGT GTATGACCTGATGAGACAGTGCTGGCGTGAGAAACCTTACGAAAGACCATCATTTGCACATATCCTGGTATCACTAAACAAAATGCTCGAAGAAAGAAAG ACATACGTCAACACAACTCTGTATGAGAAGTTCACTTATGCAGGCATTGACTGTTTGGCAGAAGAAGCaggttaa